A window of Halopelagius inordinatus genomic DNA:
GTCACCGAGGAAGTGCGCTCGAACGCCGACGCCGTCCGCGAGATGGTCGAGAACCAAAACGCCATCGCCGAGGAGGTGCGCGCCACCTCGACGGGGATGGACGACATCGCCGCCGCGACGGACGACCAAGCGGTGCGGACAGAAGAGGTAGCGAGCATGGTCGACACCGCCGCCTCCCGGTCGAAGTCGGTGCGTTCGGAGGTGAAAGACGCCGCGGCGGCCAACGACGACCAGATGGCGGTCGTCGAGGACATCGAGTCGTCGGCGCGCGAACTCGAATCCGTGATGTCGGCCATCGACGCCGCGGACGGAAGCGACATCGTCGATACGGCGTAACGCTACTCGAACACCGGGTCTCGCTTTTCGAGGAACGCGTCCATCCCTTCTTTTTGATCGTCCGTACCGAACAGTCCGCTCCACGCCCGCGCCTCGTGTTCGAGGGCGGCCGAGCGAGGCGCGTCGTGACCGGCGTTTATCGCCTCCTTGGCCGCGTGAAGAGCGACTCGGGGTTTCTCTGCGAGTTCGGCGGCCATCTCCGCGACGCTGTCTCGAAGTTGGTCGTGTGCGACCACCTCGCCGACGAGTCCGCGTTCGTAGGCGTCGGTGGCGTCGATGCGTTCGCCGAAGTAGATCATTCGACGCGCCGTCTCGTCGCCGACGAGTGCGGGGAGTCGTTGCGTGCCGCCCCACCCGGGGATGATTCCGAGATCTATCTCGGTCTGCCCGAGGATGGCCCGTTCGGAGGCGACGCGCATGTCGCAGGCCAACGCGAGTTCGCACCCGCCGCCGAACGCGTA
This region includes:
- a CDS encoding enoyl-CoA hydratase/isomerase family protein, giving the protein MAWDTVRLEWDDEVATLVVDRPDRMNALNAETMDAVEEAVTEVREEGARVLVVTGAGDEAFVAGADIAHMKDLGTAEAQAYAEQGHRIASAIESLPAPTIAAINGYAFGGGCELALACDMRVASERAILGQTEIDLGIIPGWGGTQRLPALVGDETARRMIYFGERIDATDAYERGLVGEVVAHDQLRDSVAEMAAELAEKPRVALHAAKEAINAGHDAPRSAALEHEARAWSGLFGTDDQKEGMDAFLEKRDPVFE